The region ATTGGAGTTGTTGTGTGGGCTTTTTCACGCAAAAATTCTGCTGAATTTGAACAAGCTGCCAACTTGCCTTTTGAGCAAGATTGACCCTCACACCTAATAGGAAAAATAATGAGCGATTTCACAAGTAATTTCTGGGAAATATATATTTCCGGCATCACTTTGGTAGGCATTGTGGCCTGTCTGATTTTGTTGGTTATTACCGGCAAGATGAAGGCCACAACAGCGGCCGACAATACTACAGGTCACGTTTGGGATGGTGATCTGCGCGAAATGAACAATCCTCTGCCAAGGTGGTGGAGTTATATGTTTGTTTTTACCGTGATTTTTTCACTGGTTTATCTAGTGCTTTATCCTGGACTGGGGAGTTACCAAGGTACTTTAGGATGGTCTTCGGCCAAATTGCACGCTGATGAGGTTGCTAAGGGTAATGCTGAAATTGCGCCAATTTATGCCAAGTTCATGTCTATGAAGCCAGAGGATGTGGCGAAAGATGCACAAGCTATGGCCATTGGAGAGCGTTT is a window of Rhodoferax lithotrophicus DNA encoding:
- a CDS encoding cbb3-type cytochrome oxidase subunit 3, which codes for MEFDVNALRSLSTVVSFVCFIGVVVWAFSRKNSAEFEQAANLPFEQD